In the genome of Kitasatospora cathayae, one region contains:
- a CDS encoding protein phosphatase 2C domain-containing protein: protein MSGGESRRDGLTDGWVRAALLVTVAVGAFIEVGTPHRHYGWLVDVFALAAVGAVGAAAALGSEAAATPTGRRDRLEREPRPDATAPACRYVAGPTAPTAQPGKPRPFLRERPTDLSVPRFGDGARAQGFPWLLPERTVQNGIAADEATVGALTIRAASVVGPGHRCDQPAGPRQDSYRIGRTRDSRYAIVAVADGLSSAAWSDTGATTASSQAVTLLREQIEAGGFDRLDVKELYGRVAESIAGQAAGRGVGTAHLATVLITAVIAEPDASGAARAWVGWLGDSSAWTLDPRVPRWRFSAGEAKDRAAPVVSNEVAGRLPDTPNLALDGYVTLAPGAALALVTDGIGDAWADPAGNVNEYFANAWRTPVPATRFTADVGFDAPQCLDDRTAVVVWNGRGA from the coding sequence GTGAGCGGGGGCGAGAGCCGGCGGGACGGTCTGACGGACGGCTGGGTGCGGGCGGCGCTTCTCGTGACCGTCGCCGTCGGGGCCTTCATCGAGGTCGGCACGCCGCACCGGCACTACGGCTGGCTGGTGGACGTGTTCGCCCTCGCGGCGGTGGGTGCCGTCGGCGCGGCGGCCGCGCTGGGGTCCGAGGCCGCTGCGACGCCGACCGGACGGCGGGATCGGCTCGAACGGGAGCCCCGGCCCGACGCGACGGCGCCGGCCTGCCGCTACGTCGCAGGACCGACGGCGCCGACGGCCCAGCCGGGCAAACCCCGGCCGTTCCTGCGTGAGCGACCGACCGACCTGAGCGTTCCCCGCTTCGGTGACGGTGCGCGGGCCCAGGGCTTCCCTTGGCTGCTGCCGGAGCGCACGGTGCAGAACGGGATCGCCGCCGACGAAGCCACGGTCGGCGCCCTCACCATCCGCGCGGCCTCCGTGGTCGGGCCCGGCCACCGCTGTGATCAGCCCGCCGGGCCGCGACAGGACTCCTACCGGATCGGGCGCACCCGGGACAGCCGGTACGCGATCGTGGCCGTGGCGGACGGCCTGTCCAGCGCGGCCTGGTCCGACACCGGGGCCACCACGGCCTCCAGCCAGGCCGTCACCCTGCTGCGCGAGCAGATCGAGGCAGGTGGCTTCGACCGGCTCGACGTCAAGGAGTTGTACGGGCGGGTCGCGGAATCGATCGCCGGGCAGGCGGCCGGACGCGGCGTCGGTACCGCGCACCTGGCCACCGTGCTGATCACCGCGGTGATCGCCGAGCCGGACGCGAGCGGCGCGGCCCGGGCGTGGGTCGGGTGGCTCGGTGACAGTTCGGCCTGGACACTCGACCCACGCGTCCCGCGGTGGCGGTTCTCCGCCGGCGAGGCCAAGGACCGCGCGGCCCCGGTGGTCTCAAACGAGGTCGCCGGCCGACTGCCGGACACGCCGAACCTGGCCCTGGACGGCTACGTCACGCTGGCTCCCGGCGCCGCCCTGGCCCTGGTCACGGACGGAATCGGCGACGCGTGGGCGGACCCGGCGGGCAACGTCAACGAGTACTTCGCGAACGCTTGGCGCACGCCGGTCCCGGCCACCCGGTTCACCGCCGACGTCGGCTTCGACGCACCGCAGTGCCTCGACGATCGCACCGCCGTCGTGGTGTGGAACGGCAGGGGGGCATGA